TGGATTTCACTGGGATTTTAAAATTTTAAAAACCCCCAAGCGGCGAGGCTTGGGGGTATTCAAGCACCTTACGAGATATTTTGTCAACTACATCCTGTCTATTTCGAACTTTTCAAATAACTAGATCCTATTATTCGCCGGATATCCTGTAGACCGCCCCTTCCTCCCGGTCCCAGGCCAGGTCCTTGGCGTCCAACCTTATCCTTCCCTCCCGGTCCATCCTCCACATGCCGTACAGGGCCACCTGATCCGGTGAGACGGACCCGGAAACCGGGGCCCCAAGGGGCAGGAACCCAACCACATCAAAGGGCTCCGGCCAACCCTCCGGCGGCGCAACCCCCGCTTGGGCCATCTTCTTCATCATCTCCGCCACGGGAGCGGGACAGGTCCTGCCAAAGGCCATCCTGGCCGAGTCGGACCGGAAGAAGGGCTCCATCAACACGTACGCAAGCCACATGCCCTCCCCCGAAGGCAGCGCCTCCACCGCCAGGTACGACGTAAAAAGCACCGCGTCCGCCGCCGCAAGGGACTTGGGAACCCCGGAATCCCCAAGGAAACCCCTTATATCCTCCCACCTGGACAAATCCCCCTCCGGAAAGAGACGGTCCGCCAGGGCAAGGCCCGCCCCTATGCGCTCCTTTGGGCTTGAGGAGGGGTCGTTCAGAAGCTTGCGCCAAAGGGCAAGGTCGCTCCTGGAATGGTACGATTCGGACATTATCCTGGCCCTTAAGTCCATGCCAAGCCTTACGCCCTGTTCCCTCTTGTTCATGGACCCAAAGGCCAAGCCGGCGGCAAGGAACGACATCAAGACCGACGCGGAGATAACCAGCAAAACCCTTCTCATCTCTCATACCCCCCTCCGGTGATTTTATAGTTCAATTATTGAATATTAGACCGAGAAACCTCAAAAGAAAAGACCCGTCCCCCGAGGGCATCCAAAAAGACGGGGGGCGGGTTCCCGCCCCCCAGAGAGTCCCCCTTTGAGCTTACCGGCAGTGAAGCCAGCAGGCCACCTCCCTACCTCCCACGTCCGCCAGGGGAGGCTCCTCGGAAGCGCACCTCTCCATCACGTAGGGGCACCTTGGATGGAAGCGGCATCCCGACGGGGGGTTCACAGGAGATGGCACGTCTCCCTCAAGTATTATCCTCTCCCGCTTGGCCTCCGGGTCCGGAAGCGGTATGGCGGACAGCAGCGCCTTTGAGTAGGGGTGCAGCGGTTCCCGGAAGAAATCCACCTTCGGCGCGGACTCCACCAGCTTGCCCAGGTACATGACCGCCACGTGGTCCGATATGTGGCGAACCACCGACATATCGTGGGAAATGAAGAGGTACGTAAGCCCCAGCTGGTCCCTAAGGTCCTTCAGAAGGTTCAGTATCTGGCTCCTTATGGACACGTCCAAGGCGGACACCGGCTCGTCGCACACCATAAAGCTGGGCTTCACCGCCAGGGCCCTGGCTATCCCTATCCTCTGGCGCTGGCCTCCGGAGAACTCGTGGGGGTACCGCATGGCGTCGGTGCGCTTAAGGCCGCTCATCTCCAGCACCTGCCCCACGTAGTCCTGAAGCTCCGACGGCTCCACTATGCGGTGGTAAAGGGGCGCCTCCCCCACTATGTCCATCACGGTCCGCCGGGGGTTCAAGCTGCCGTAGGGGTCCTGGAAGATTATCTGCATGGACCTCCTCACCCACCGGGGGTCCTCCTTTAGCTTCTGCGACACGTCAACCCCCTGGAACCTCACGGTCCCCCCGGTGGGCTCTATAAGGTGCAAAAGCGCCCTGCCGGTGGTGGTCTTGCCGGAGCCGGACTCCCCAACCAGACCTAAGGTCTTGCCCCTGGGGATCCTGAGGGAAACCCCGTCCACCGCCTTAACGTGCCCCACCACGGAGCGGAACAGCCCCTTCCTTATGGGGAAGTGCTTGTAAAGGCCCTGCACCTCCAATATGGGCTCAGTCATGCTTCTCAACCCCCTTGACCCTCTTGTCCCCGTCGTAGAGGAAACACCTGGTCTTCCTTCCGTCCTCCAAAAGGTACAGGGGCGGGTTCTCGTTCACGCATCGCCCGGAGCAGTGGCGGCAGCGGTTGGAGAACCGGCAGCCCTTGGGGAAGTACCTCGGATCCGGCACGGAACCGGGTATCACCGGCAGCTTCTCCCGGTCCTCGTCGAGCCTCGGTATGGACTCCAGAAGCCCCTTGGTGTACGGGAGCAGGGGGTCCTTGAAGGCCTCCCTAACCAGGGCCTCCTCCACCACCTGGCCGCCGTACATGACCACCACCCGGTCCGCCATCTCCGCCACCACCCCAAGGTCGTGGGTTATCATCATTATGGCGGACCCGAAGTCCTTCTTAAGGTTCCTCATGAGGTCCAGTATCTGGGCCTGGACCGTGACGTCCAGGGCGGTGGTGGGCTCGTCGGCGATCAGAAGCTTCGGGTTGCACGCCAGGGCCATGGCTATCATGACCCTCTGCCTCATGCCGCCGGACATCTGGTGCGGATAGGACTCAAGCCGTTTCTTGGGCTCCGAAATCCCCACCTTCACCAGCATCTCCAGGGCCCGCTCGTCCGCCTGCTGCCTGTTTAGCCCCTGGTGGAGCATGAGGGGCTCCCTTATCTGGTCGCCCACGGTGAACACCGGGTTGAGGCTGGTCATGGGCTCCTGGAATATCATGGATATGGAGTTCCCCCGCACCTTCCTCATCTCCTGCTCCGGCAGCTCAAGCAGGTTGGTTCCCTCGAAGACTATCCGCCCCCCGTCCACCCGGCCCGAGGGCTTCTGCAGAAGCCCCATCACCGAAAGGGCGGTAACCGACTTTCCGCATCCCGACTCTCCCACCACGCACAACGTCTCGCCGGGCTTTATGGAGAAACTGACCCCGTCCACCGCCTTCACAACCCCGTGGTCCGTGTGGAAGGAGGTCCTAAGGGACTCTATGGAAAGGAGCATCCAAAAGCACCTCCTATCGCTTCATCCGAACGTCCAGGGCGTCCCTGAGGCCGTCCCCAAGGAAGTTGAAGGCAAGGACGGTGTACATGATGGCAAGGCCCGGGAATATGGACCACCACCACTTGCCCACCGCCAGGTACCGCTGTCCCTCGGATATCATGAGCCCCCAGGATGGGGTGGGGGGCTGGGCGCCGAAGCCCAGGAACGCAAGCCCCGCCTCTATCATGATTATGCCTCCCATGCCCATGGTGGCCTGGACTATCACCGGCGCCAGGGCGGAGGGGAGGATGTGGCCGAAGAGGATCTTCCAGGTGGGAAGCCCAAGGGCCTTGGCGGCCTCCACGAACTCCATCTCCCTTAACTGCATGAACTGGGCCCTCAAGACCCTGGCTATGGACACCCAGTTTATGAGCCCTATGGCCACGTAGACCGTGGTAAGCCCCGGGTCCTTGAAGACCGCCACCACCGCCATGACGAAGAGCAGGAACGGAAAGGCGTAGATCACGTTCATGAACCAGGAGATCACGTCGTCCACCCATCCGCCGGCGTAGCCCGCCAGGGCCCCAAGGGGTATGCCCACCACCAGGGACACCAGGGTTGCGAATATGCCGATCTGAAGGGATATCCTGGCCCCGTAGAGGATGCGGCTGAAGATGTCCCTGCCGTAGAGGTCCGTTCCCATTATGTGCTGGGCGGAAGGAGGGGCAAGCCGCACGTTCATCCCCTCGGTCCATATGAGCTGTTTCACCGGGTCGTATGGAGCTATGGCGGGGGCGAACACCGCCGCCAGTATTATGGTGACCGTCATCACAAGGCCCGCCATGGCCAGCTTGTTGCGCTTGAACCGCATCCAAGCGTCCTTCCAGAGGCTCCTGGGCTTGGGCTCCTCCTGGATGGGGTTGCACACGTTGACCTGAACGTTGTCGCTTACGCTCACTAACCACACCCCCTAGTCGTAGCGGATCCTGGGGTCAAAGAGCCCGTAGGAGAGGTCCACTATGAGGTTGGCCACCAGGAATATGAGGGCTATCACGATGACGGTGCCCCTTATCATGGGAAAGTCCCGGGCCACCAGGGCTTCCACCGCCAGGCGTCCTATGCCGGGCCAGGCGAACACCGTCTCGGTGAGCACCGCCCCGGACAGAAGCCCCGACATCTCCGCCCCCACTATGGTTACCACCGGGATCATTGCGTTCTTAAGGGCGTGCTTGGTTATCACCGTCCACTCCGAAAGGCCCTTGGCCCTGGCGGTCCTTATGTAGTCCATGCTCAGGACCTCCAGCATGCAGGACCTGGTAAGACGGGCTATTATGGCCGCGGGCCTCAAGCCCAGCGCCAGCATCGGAAGGACCAGGTACCGGAAGGACCCGTCACCGTATCCCACCCCTGGAACCAGGTGGAGCCAATAAGCGAACACCAACAAAAGCAGAAGCCCGAACCAGAACACCGGGGCGCTGACGCCCGCTATGGCCAGGAACATGGCGGAGTAGTCGAAGAGGGAGTACTGCTTAACCGCGGACATTATGCCCGCCGCCACCCCCACCAGGGTGGCCACCACTATGGCCCACAGCGCCAGCCTCATGGTGGCCCCGAAGCGGGCGGAGATGGCCTCGGTCACCGACTCGTTGGTCCTGTAGGACTTGCCCAGGTCCCCCCTCACAAGCTTGCCCATGAAGTCCATGTACTGGACCGCCAAGGGCTTGTCCAACCCAAGGTCCGCCCTTATGCGGGCCAGCGTCTCCGGGTCCCCCCGCTGGCCCATCATTATCCTGGCGGGATCGCCGGGCACCACCGCCATCAGTATGAATATGACGGTAACCACTCCCCACACCACCGGAATGGATACCAACAGCTTCCTCAGCACGTACTGGAACAAAGCCGCACCTCCTAAGGATACCGTGGTGAGATCCAGCCCCGGGAGCCGTTTCATCCAAAGCCCCCGGGGACCGGTTAAGACAGCTGCTTCCCTACTTCTTCACCTTCCATACCGTGGCAAGGTCGGTCTTGTAGTCCCCCATGGCAGGGAGTTTCACGTTCTTGACGTCATCCTGATGAACCAGGCTGGTGGTGTAGGCGAAGAGGAAGATCCAAGGCGCATCGTCCACTATCATCTGCTCCGCCTGGCGGTAGAGCTTCATCCGCTGGTCCCAGTTGGGGTTGCTGCGCGCCTCCTCCAGAAGCTTGTCCACCTTGGGGTTCTTGTAGAAAGCGTAGTTCCCTTTGGAACCGAAGTTGGAGGAGTGCAGGTTAACAAAGAGGAAGTTGTCCGGGTCCATGTAGTCCACAACCCAGCCCATCCGGAACATCTGGGTCTCGCCCCGGTCGCAGGTGTCAAGGTGCACGCCCCAGTCAAGCTCCTTGAGCTTCACGTTGACCCCTATCTGGGAGAGCTGCGCCTGCACCGCCTCGCACACCGACTTGTGCCGCTGGTTGTTGTTGAACTGCAGCTCCACCTCTAGCCCGTTGGGGTACCCAGCCTCGGCTAAAAGCTTCTTGGCCTTCGCGGGATCGTACTTGTAGCCCTTCAGGTTCGGGTTGTAGCCCGGCATGCCGGGAGGCAGGACCCCCTTGTTCACCAGGTAACGGCCGTTTATGACCAGCTTGTTTATGGCGTCCCGGTCTATGGCGTAGTTGAGGGCCTGGCGAAGCTTCTGATTGTCCTTGAAGGGGGGCTTCGACATGTTCATGCCGATGTAGTAGGTGCCCACCCAGGGACGCTGCTGGAAGAGCTTCTTGGGCGCGTACTTGGCAAGGCACTCCTTGTAGTACTCGTCGGGCACGTCGGGAAGGATGTCTATGTTGCCCTTCTGGAACTCAAGCCATGCCACCGAGTCGTCGGGCACCACCCGGAACTCGATCCGATCCAGATAAGGAAGCCGGTTGCCCTGGGCGTCCTTGCCCCAGTAGTCCTTATTCCGCTCCACCACGAAATTCTGGTCGTGCTTCCACTCCTTAAGAACGAAGGGGCCCGTGCCCACCGGGTGGAAGTTGAAGTCCTTCCCCCACTTCTCCGCGTCCTCCTTGGGCACTACGCTGAACGCCGAGTACGCCAGCACCGACAGGAACGGGGCGAAGGGATAGTCCAGGGTGAACTGCACCGTGTAGGGGTCTATCACCTTTATCCCCTCCCACTCCTTGGCCTTGCCCTCGCTGAAGGCCTTGTAGCCCTTTATCTGCTCCACGAAGTAGGCCCTGGGGCTCTTAAGGCGCACCAACCGCTCGAAGGAGTACTTCACGTCCTCCGCCTTGACCTCACGCCCCTTGTTAAGCGTGGGTTTGCCCTCGCTCACCTTGTGGAACTTGACACCCTTGCGGAGCTTGAAGGTGAACACCGTGGCGTCCTTGTTTATGCTCCAGGACTCCGCAAGGCCCGGCAGTATCTTCTTCCCGTCCGGGTCGTTTACCACCAATGTCTCGAAGATCAGGTTAAGAGCCCGGTCGGAGGTGGTGTCGGTGGCAAAGGCGGGGTCGATCTTGGGAGGATCCGCGGACTCACGATAGACCAAGGTGCCGCCGTACACGGGCTTCTCGGCGCCGAAGGCTGGAACCGACGAAAGACACAACGCCGCTAAGAGCACAAGAAGGGAAACCTTTCGCACGAAAACTTCCTCCTCTCCAAACGCTATGGCCCACAACAACACAAAAACGCATGCTTAAACGCTTAACTACCTAAAAACCCCTCCTTTCCAAGCCTTTCAATGGTTTTCAATATAGAACGAAGAAAATTAAAAGTCTATACTCCATATGTCCAAGATGGAAAAGTCTTAAAATCATATACAATAAAATTGAAGCTCCAAGGGACCTCTTGCAGGAAGCCATTCCACGCCGAAGGACCGGTCCTGTAAGGGAGCTGGAAGAAGAGCTAAAACCCACGGAAGCAGCCCAGCAGGGCCAAGTAAGGGCGGGCAAGTGGGAACGGATGAAAAGAGGGGGGCGGACCTTTGGGCCCGCCCCCTTGTTCTGTCAACTTTTTTGTTTTTATGGCTTTATTGACCGTATCTGCAGAAGACCCGTCATGACCTTAGGGCCCTTCAAGACGAAGGCCTAAGGGGCTACTCCACCTTTACCTCCGCGCTGCTCTCCCAAAGGCCGTGGATGTTGCAGTAGGACAACGCCACCAAGGTTCCGTTCTTGGATGCCTTCAGCTTGAAGACTCCGAAGGGCTCGGTGTAGGCGGGACCCTGGTTGGCCCCGTCGGTGGACTCCCCGTGGACCTCGAAGGTGACCTTTCCAACCTCGTAGGCGAACTTGCCCCCCTCGGGCTTGTAGAAGAGCTGGATCCAACGGATGTGATGCTCCGTGGTGTTGGGGTGCGGTATCTCCTTGCCGACGGAAACTATGACCTCGAAGGCCTCCCCGGCCTTCACCGAAGACGGAGCCTCTATGACCGGAACGTGCTTCTCACCCTTCCAATCGCCACTCTGAACCAGATCGGACACCCTCATCTGCGGTCCCCCTCCTTCTAAAACCAATTTAGTTTAACCCCGCCCACTCATTGAACATCAAAGGCCTTGGACTGTCAACACCGGAAGCTTAAAATCCGCTTCAAAGGCCCGCCCCATGGGACCTCGCTCGGTTCGCCCCCTGGCGGCGGCGATGGAAGACCTCCTTAGCTTAACAAAAAAACGACCGCCCCTTGGGTCTTAGGCGGTCGTTCCTCGCCGTTACTGGAACATCTCCCGGAATATGTCCTCCACCTTTTCGATCCTGGAGCACCTGGTCACGTTGTCCCCGCAGAAGAAGAGCCCCGTCTCCCAGTTGCCCCGGTAGGCGTCCACCAGGGCCTGGGCGATGCAGAAGGTCTGACGGGTCTTTATGTAAGTGCAGTGGGACAGGCACCGGGCGATGCATGGCTTGCTCTCCACGGAACCGGACAGGTACTGCTCCACGAAGGGGTTCCTCAATGCCCTGCCGGGGATCCCCACGGGGCTCATTATCACCACCACGTCCTCCTCATTGGCGTCCAGGTAGGCCTGCTTGAAACGATCCGACGCGTCGCACTCCTCGGTGCAGACGAACCTAGTGCCCATCTGGACCCCCTTGGCCCCGAGGGAGAAGGCCCTCTCCACGTCGGAGCGGTCGAAGATGCCCCCCGCGGCTATGACCGGCACGTGGGCTTTTACCTCTTCCTCGAAGTACCTTACTATCTGGGGCACCACGGTCTCCAGCGAGAAGTCCGGGTCCGTCACGTGCTCCATCTTGGTGGCCCCAAGATGCCCCCCCGCGTGCAGGGGGGTCTCCACCACCACTCCGTCGGGAAGGCGCTTGTACTGCTTCTCCCACCGGCGGACTATGAGGTCCGCCGCCTTGAGAGAGCTCACGATGGGAACCAGCGCCACGTCGGGAAAGTCCGTGGTGAGCTCCGGAAGCTTGAGCGGAAGGCCGGCGCCGGATATTATCACGTCCGCCCCCCCCTCGCAGGCGGATCTCACCTGGGTGTCGTAGTCCGTAAGCGCGCACATGCAGTTAACCGCTAAAACCCCCTCCGGGGCCTTCTCCCGGGCCTGCTTCAAGGCGTCCTTCAACGCCTGCTGGTTGGCCTCGAAGTAGTTCCGGCCGTCAAAATAAGGGGACTCACAGGCTATCCCCACGCTGGCTATGGTGCCAACGCCGCCGCACGCCGCCACCGCCCCGGCCAGCTTAGGCCCCGATATCATCACTCCCATTCCGCCCTGGATCAGCGGATACCTGGGCCTGTGCTTGCCTATCCTAAGTTCGGGAAAAGAACTCAAATCCTCATGACCCCTTCGCTGTTTATTTTCTACTCCATCGAAAACCCCTCTGCGGTAAGCCCCCGCCAGGGGATACCAGACCATTATATAATATTCCGAAAAACTTAAGCACCCCGGCCACCGGATTTTGACCACAAGGCCATGAGCCGCGCCATGGCCCTTAAAACCTCCGGGTCCAACACGTGCCGCCTAAGCCTCTCCTCCGCCCTCCTAACCTCCTCGGGATCCGGCTCGGACCTCTTAACCGGCTTGCGCTTCCTCACCATGGGCTTGACCTCTATAGGACGCTCCTGAAAGCTTCCTCCGCCCACGGCCCTTATGTCCCTTATGGGGTATCCAAGCCTCTGAAGGGCGGTGAGTATGCCCCGCTTATCCATCTTCAAGGCGGTGACCACCGAAGAGCTGGAACATGACACCACAAGAACCCCTTCCTCATAGGCCACCGGCCTGGTGCGCCTTGCCAAAACGGGCTTAACCAGGCAAGGCCAGTCGGTCTTAAGCCGGTCCAGCATGAGCCCCAGCTTCACCTCGCCGCCGCATAAGTCCAGCAGCTCCCGGAAGGACTTCACCGACCCCGACCCCCTTGAAGTATGTGCATCCAAAGCACCTGCAGGTCCGCCGGCGTCACACCCGATATGCGGCCAGCCTGGCCCAGGGTCCTTGGGCGCACGGCCTTGAGCTTCTCCCGGCTCTCGGACAGAAGCCCATCCACCCGGTCGTAATCCAGGTGCTCCGGTATTAAGAGGCCCTCCATCCCCTTGAGCCGCTCCACGTGCCGATCCTCCCGCTCCACGTAGCCCCGGTACTTCTCCTCCACCACCACGTGGTACCCCGCCTCCTGATCCCCGGTGATGCCGGTTATCTCCACCAGGTGCTCCCACTGAACCTCCGGCCTTTTAGCCAACTCCACGGCCTTCACTGGCTCCTCTATGGGGGATGACCCGATGGAGGCAAGAAAGCTCCTCACCCGGTCGGTGGGGTGCACCGTGGTCCCCTTGAGGGCCTCCCTTATCCTGTCCCTCTCCGCCATGCGGGAGAGCACCACCCGCCACTCCAGGTCCCCAAGGAGCCCCAATGACCTGGCCCTCTCGGATAG
This portion of the Thermanaerothrix sp. genome encodes:
- a CDS encoding ATP-binding cassette domain-containing protein; its protein translation is MTEPILEVQGLYKHFPIRKGLFRSVVGHVKAVDGVSLRIPRGKTLGLVGESGSGKTTTGRALLHLIEPTGGTVRFQGVDVSQKLKEDPRWVRRSMQIIFQDPYGSLNPRRTVMDIVGEAPLYHRIVEPSELQDYVGQVLEMSGLKRTDAMRYPHEFSGGQRQRIGIARALAVKPSFMVCDEPVSALDVSIRSQILNLLKDLRDQLGLTYLFISHDMSVVRHISDHVAVMYLGKLVESAPKVDFFREPLHPYSKALLSAIPLPDPEAKRERIILEGDVPSPVNPPSGCRFHPRCPYVMERCASEEPPLADVGGREVACWLHCR
- a CDS encoding ABC transporter ATP-binding protein, giving the protein MLLSIESLRTSFHTDHGVVKAVDGVSFSIKPGETLCVVGESGCGKSVTALSVMGLLQKPSGRVDGGRIVFEGTNLLELPEQEMRKVRGNSISMIFQEPMTSLNPVFTVGDQIREPLMLHQGLNRQQADERALEMLVKVGISEPKKRLESYPHQMSGGMRQRVMIAMALACNPKLLIADEPTTALDVTVQAQILDLMRNLKKDFGSAIMMITHDLGVVAEMADRVVVMYGGQVVEEALVREAFKDPLLPYTKGLLESIPRLDEDREKLPVIPGSVPDPRYFPKGCRFSNRCRHCSGRCVNENPPLYLLEDGRKTRCFLYDGDKRVKGVEKHD
- a CDS encoding ABC transporter permease — encoded protein: MSVSDNVQVNVCNPIQEEPKPRSLWKDAWMRFKRNKLAMAGLVMTVTIILAAVFAPAIAPYDPVKQLIWTEGMNVRLAPPSAQHIMGTDLYGRDIFSRILYGARISLQIGIFATLVSLVVGIPLGALAGYAGGWVDDVISWFMNVIYAFPFLLFVMAVVAVFKDPGLTTVYVAIGLINWVSIARVLRAQFMQLREMEFVEAAKALGLPTWKILFGHILPSALAPVIVQATMGMGGIIMIEAGLAFLGFGAQPPTPSWGLMISEGQRYLAVGKWWWSIFPGLAIMYTVLAFNFLGDGLRDALDVRMKR
- a CDS encoding ABC transporter permease is translated as MKRLPGLDLTTVSLGGAALFQYVLRKLLVSIPVVWGVVTVIFILMAVVPGDPARIMMGQRGDPETLARIRADLGLDKPLAVQYMDFMGKLVRGDLGKSYRTNESVTEAISARFGATMRLALWAIVVATLVGVAAGIMSAVKQYSLFDYSAMFLAIAGVSAPVFWFGLLLLLVFAYWLHLVPGVGYGDGSFRYLVLPMLALGLRPAAIIARLTRSCMLEVLSMDYIRTARAKGLSEWTVITKHALKNAMIPVVTIVGAEMSGLLSGAVLTETVFAWPGIGRLAVEALVARDFPMIRGTVIVIALIFLVANLIVDLSYGLFDPRIRYD
- a CDS encoding ABC transporter substrate-binding protein, which translates into the protein MRKVSLLVLLAALCLSSVPAFGAEKPVYGGTLVYRESADPPKIDPAFATDTTSDRALNLIFETLVVNDPDGKKILPGLAESWSINKDATVFTFKLRKGVKFHKVSEGKPTLNKGREVKAEDVKYSFERLVRLKSPRAYFVEQIKGYKAFSEGKAKEWEGIKVIDPYTVQFTLDYPFAPFLSVLAYSAFSVVPKEDAEKWGKDFNFHPVGTGPFVLKEWKHDQNFVVERNKDYWGKDAQGNRLPYLDRIEFRVVPDDSVAWLEFQKGNIDILPDVPDEYYKECLAKYAPKKLFQQRPWVGTYYIGMNMSKPPFKDNQKLRQALNYAIDRDAINKLVINGRYLVNKGVLPPGMPGYNPNLKGYKYDPAKAKKLLAEAGYPNGLEVELQFNNNQRHKSVCEAVQAQLSQIGVNVKLKELDWGVHLDTCDRGETQMFRMGWVVDYMDPDNFLFVNLHSSNFGSKGNYAFYKNPKVDKLLEEARSNPNWDQRMKLYRQAEQMIVDDAPWIFLFAYTTSLVHQDDVKNVKLPAMGDYKTDLATVWKVKK
- a CDS encoding class II SORL domain-containing protein, which codes for MRVSDLVQSGDWKGEKHVPVIEAPSSVKAGEAFEVIVSVGKEIPHPNTTEHHIRWIQLFYKPEGGKFAYEVGKVTFEVHGESTDGANQGPAYTEPFGVFKLKASKNGTLVALSYCNIHGLWESSAEVKVE
- a CDS encoding nitronate monooxygenase family protein: MSSFPELRIGKHRPRYPLIQGGMGVMISGPKLAGAVAACGGVGTIASVGIACESPYFDGRNYFEANQQALKDALKQAREKAPEGVLAVNCMCALTDYDTQVRSACEGGADVIISGAGLPLKLPELTTDFPDVALVPIVSSLKAADLIVRRWEKQYKRLPDGVVVETPLHAGGHLGATKMEHVTDPDFSLETVVPQIVRYFEEEVKAHVPVIAAGGIFDRSDVERAFSLGAKGVQMGTRFVCTEECDASDRFKQAYLDANEEDVVVIMSPVGIPGRALRNPFVEQYLSGSVESKPCIARCLSHCTYIKTRQTFCIAQALVDAYRGNWETGLFFCGDNVTRCSRIEKVEDIFREMFQ
- a CDS encoding DUF721 domain-containing protein; this translates as MKSFRELLDLCGGEVKLGLMLDRLKTDWPCLVKPVLARRTRPVAYEEGVLVVSCSSSSVVTALKMDKRGILTALQRLGYPIRDIRAVGGGSFQERPIEVKPMVRKRKPVKRSEPDPEEVRRAEERLRRHVLDPEVLRAMARLMALWSKSGGRGA